AACCCCATCGGTCATAGCCATCCACCTCTACTGGGTCCACACCAACTCCTTATTTTCAAATCCAAATATGTTACCCTAAGAAATCAAAGCGATCCAGAAAAGACACTTTCTCTCATGTTGCTTTCTTTCTCGTCAATCTGGTCTCAAACAAACAATACAATGGCCTAAGAATTTTGTTCCAAGTTTAACTTTCATTGTCTACAAGTGGAACATACACTATCCCATGTGAACAATTTATGGACAATGGGTATAAGCCATGGTgattttttatggaattttgGTAGGCGATTCCGTGAATCACAAATAATAATACTCATCAATTCATGGATTTGAAAACAAGGAGGAGGTGGTGTGGACCCGACGGAGGTGGATGGCCGTGACTGGTGGGGTTGATGTTGCCGACTATCTCTTGCAGTGGCATCGAAAAAAGTTGTGGTGGTGGACTGGTGGTGATGGGAATGTGttgggtttctttttgttttatttatttattttatttagataaCTAAAATGAGTAAAATGCATAAAATTAGGGTTTACTTAAATAACTGGACACTTGGCACATTTTTATTGGTGGAACATAAAGCGAAACATGAAAAGTGAAACAGAAGATTTGAACTCAAGGACAATACACAACAAATCAAATAtagttttaatattactttttgcaAATGATGGCATTTAGGTAACTAAGGGGAACTTTTCTTGTGGAGTAAGAATGTAAAAATTTATGGAGCAATTTAAAGAGTTTATAGTGGGTATCTATTTAAATGGTAGTGTTAGGatcatattttattgtaattggctaaccctttgacaaaatgcactttatttgtaattgggtagatcgaagatgagtttagtactttaagaaacatgttgttcaagtcaagtattaaagacatgaagattggtctaagaaataagtgaaaaaaattgttcattaagTTTTGACAAATAGCTCGACAGATGCTTGCTATTGAGATTTAAtgtgaagctcgatagatagctcgacagaaacttgatctattgagaattacgatttcagaattttcagatctgaaaTTCAACTTAGTCTTGTATATTTGTATgtggtttcttttctcacaaccctagacatatataagaattatttttaagaGCTGTCACACATAGATACAAAGACCAAAAGACTTATTCTCTTTGTGTGAAACTACTGCGTTTGTACCCATggagttttgtaaccaagtgcttcctgatcttcattgttaatgaagtgaagaactttgcagccaacaacatttGTTCAAggtgctggagttagtcacatactatgATCCATGCAaagggttagtcacaaattggaggtttgtgcatcaaaggaaagaaggctactacaagatgaaatccaattgggtattagagCAAAGGTTCAACCCTAGGTTAGTATTTCAGGATAAGCCagggtagttggtaagattccttatacttgtaatcgcttgattgttgattagtaaATTCTtaggagtagtgaccttaaaattaccCGAGAGGGTTTTTGCATTGCaaggttttccctatttgtaaacaaatcactgtatccaatttattttccgttgcacttagtatttttggtgatttgttagtGCCTCCACATTTTACATGCAgttgaacctaattaatcaactttggtaattgaattaattaaccggggtTAAGCTATCTTAACCCCAACAGTTGGAACCGATAATGGAGATTTAAGTTTCTTTATTTACTGGTGATACATAGCAAAAAAGATTGAAACATACCAATAGTTGTCTGTCCCGTGGCGTTTGATAAGTGACATGTACCAATAGTTGACTAACACGGGGCATTTGAGATATGTCACTATTTTTTGCATTGTGAATGAAACATGTGTCGTCATTTTGTGCATCCACCGATTTGagtgatttaatttttatattatattatagatAGATTATAGAGAGCCAGCCTTGACTAACTTGTTAGTTTGCTAGGCTAGAAGAGCCCAATAACGTGCCACAAAAATCTTGGATTTTGTATAGTGTTgtctgccatttttttttttttttttgtgtgtgtgtgtgtgggggggggggggggggtgtttagCCCAATGTGTACTGTGCTTTCCATCTAATGTCATCAGACTTCGAGCCCTATTTCGCGCGCTTATcatattttccctgataatttTTCAtagtatttcttttattttcttttttagttgtaatattttgcttttttatttttttccatcaatTTCAATCACATGGTTGTATTGATTAATGTGGTGTAAATAGTgttatttttcacaaaaaaattaaattcaaccatattaattatatataaaatacaattgaatttgattaaaaaccatataaattttatataaaatataactgAATTGAACATGGTAAAAAGATCCATTGCAAATTAAAGACAAGCTTAAAATACATTTCAAACTTAGCCAAAAACCCAAGCTGAAGATACATTTCTATATATCCACCTATGTTTCCATCCTCTCAACAAAACAGagcattagaaaaaaataatttttttcttttataaataatttcagCCATGGTTAATAGAGCGGTGAAGCTCTATATTTTTTCCCCCTAGGGAGCAATTAGtaaagtttttatatatatttcaagttggaagagggaggagggttttttttttttttttttttttttaaacctggGGGTACTATGGCATTGCTTGCCCCCTTCCCTCCGCCAATGGGTAGACACATGTACATAAGAAATTGTACTAAGCTTTGATGTATACTTCATttttactaccaaaaaaaaaaaaaaaaatgtgtacttCATTTTTCAATCTTTCAAATACTATTGAGTACTTAAATCAATGTTCATCTAAAGTCTCTAGGTCCTATCTATTTAAATATACCACTTGAAGATAAAGGTGTGTATCCAATCTACCAACCCAATGAAACTAACTCCTTAACCCAAACTAATGCCTTATGTTTGGTTTTTCATGAGTTGGTGGGTTAATtgggttaaaattttatttgagtcTCGGTTATGATCGAGTTCAAGTTTATAGTTTTTTCAATCTATCCAACCCAACATAACCTAAGATATATAcaagtattttattaattttattttaattttttagtttaatttattttggtattttgataaatatgaaaatttgaaatataatttaggCATATTGCGTCAATTATCATAATTGATTGAAAAGAAATGTTGTAGTCGGTGAAACCTGATGATTTACCGAGCATAAAAGTTTAAGCGCAACCCATCCACCAAACCCAATCCGATCCATGTGCTTATAGTTATATGAATTgtaataatctatttaaaaagaaagaagtgcttaagtagttgatgaaagtcatattttttcaaggaaaataTTTAAGAACAACTTGCCCACCCAACCCAACTTTGGATTTAGTTAAAAAACGAATCTTCAAATTTACTCCCTACATAATTTCTAGTTGTTACTTgtcacattttcttttctttttctttgtgggAACTCTTTTCTACGgaagtaaaagaagaaagagaaaaaaggggggggggatCGAGGGTAAATGTAAAGCTTTTTGCACATAGAGAATGAGAaagattatcataataataggtgacacatattttataaaGATAGTCATTTCATAGAATGACCGAGAGGGCTCATAGTGATAACATAAAAGGTATAATGATCAAAGGACTAGACCATTACAATGAAGAGAAGAGACTCGCTAAAGTGGAGTTCCATCTAGACCCGACGTAATGTCTTTATTCTTAACGCTACTTGTATCCCTGCGGCCGCAAATTGCTGCTCTATCATCCTCACTTCACTCtgcaacaaaaccaaaaaagcttttagtgaggaaaaaaagtaattaaatagTACTATCTAgacaaataatatttacatatacaaaatttttcacaactataaaattataaagtccatcattaacaaaatttttttcctatcatTAATAATGCCTTACTGATAAAGAAAGTCTATGAAAGTCCCTACACTAAAATGGTTAGGCAGCTATGATAATTCATTTTGTGCAATCAAGTGTATATAACTTTCCTTTCACGTAAAGGCAGGTCTCACGTACAAATTCACAAAAAGAACGATGATAGTACAAGGAATGCATTGAATAATTTGATTAGTGTTACATTTAAGCTATTAAAAAGCTGAAAAATCATCTATGTTAGGTatttaattagtagtaatttaaAGGATATTGAGGCTTACTTTGAACAGTCGGTGGAGGTGCTGATTTTGTAAGGAATATTAACTCCACAATTTTTAGGGAGGTTAGCAACTAAAGTAGGGTTGAGTCCAGAAATTTCACTAGCTGCGGTTTTCAAACAGTTGCAAGCGGACTGACGATCAGGTGTGGTCTTGGCCATGCCGTTGAGGTTTTTAACCCCTTGGCAACAGTTTGCAGGTGGAGGAGACGCACCAGTACCCCTAAGGTAGGTTACGCATTGCAAAACATTGTTTGAAACTTGAGCGCATGTTATGGAGGCTTGGGCAATGGGTACAATAGCTATCATGCACAAAAAAAGCACACATGCAAAGTTAAGGCTAGCCATTGTTGAGAAAAGAGCTTTTTTGTTGGGAGCAATGGAATAGGAAAGTTGAGCTTGAATTGGGAGTGGTGTGACTTTGGTGTTAACAGGTGCAGTGTTTATATAGAGAGAAGTGGGTGGTGTGAACAATGCACTGAGTGTTGGGAAAGGAATGGGAGGTTTGTTGGTGATTGGGCCGAATTCAATGCTCTATTACGTTCTAGACTTTGGCAGAATTTAAGAAGCATGCAAACCCATATCGGCAGGGATTAAAATATTCATGGATagtctttaattaaattattttaaaattatactacTTGGTCCCTCCACAATTCAAAATTGGAATCGAAAATAAAAAAGTCCATACCCATTATTACAGTTAGTGGTcactcccaaaacaaaaacctaaGTTTACATAACAAATTCTTTTATATTACTAGTATCAAttgtttagttaaaaaaaaatcaaataaaaaatcaaatgattgtgctttttttattaaaaaaaaaaaaaaaattcaaatgagaTTTGATCAAGTGCTTTTATGAATCTACCTATACGATTCCTTGGGGTGTGTTTTCTTTTAGCACTACCTCAAAATACTTGATTTCCCTCTCTTTTTAGTACTCATAATTGAAGTTGTCATTTCcctttgcttttttattttctatcaaaGCCTAATAAGTATGGCAAAATACTTCGATCTCATCATACTCCCAAATTGACCCGTATAGTTAGGCTTTTCCCACTTAAGATGGAATAAAGCATGGACAGGACACTCTTAATCCAACCCCTCTATTGCTGCCCCTAAATTTCAGTCTAGTTTGAGTTTACAACAAATTAGCCAAAGGGCTTATGCCTTTTTGGCTTTGTGGCCTCATTTCCCTATATGGGTGAGGTCGATCAGGTCAACCTAATAACTCTTTTTATGGGATGAACTGGACTTtcaaaaagaggggaaaaaagttctataacaaatttttatatgaaagaaACAATTATCAAGAAATATGCCGGCACCCATATAATTGAAATATTGAATACTCACCCTAGAGGCATACTTCAAAGATTGGTATTTTTGGGGTGGGGTTGAATAAGTAATTACATAATTAACTAGTACTAGTGTGTTCAATGTTATTGTTCAATCTCCCTAATCCATTGAAATCACCAATTATTTACCATGCCCATTCTTGGAAGCTACGACATATATTTCTAGTATTATATGCCATTGTAGTCAATTCAATTGCTTGGTGatctaaaattgattttttgattCAACCACATCAAAGCTTACATTCTGAAGACTAAGATGGTTTTGATTAAGAGAATGAGGACATCATATTCATATATGCATTGGATTTAGTTTAACATTTGAAGCGTTTAACAAACAGTTTTTCGATCAAATGATGAAAATAGGTTGCTTGATTAAGCAGGAGCTGTGGTTTCATTCAATGTCATTACCAAGCGAACAAGAGTTcttaaattaatcaattagtaatacaaaattttcacatttttcctTGTAAgggaataataaaaatagtgcaactaataaacgttttaaaacaaaaggtCTAGTAAACGggtacctttaaaaaaaattttaacaaaccGTTTTAGAAGCTTTTTGATACCActttaatagaaaatataaaatcctgtaaaaaaaaaaaagaaaaaaaaagaatatagcTTGTGTCCAATACATTTTTACACTGGACACATAACGATGCAAACATGTGTCTAAAACTAAACACAGTCTAAATTGTATCGTGTCCAATGCAAAAAGACACTAAACACAAATTTCATcctaaaaaattagtaaactttttttttttccataaaaattttctaaaaaaatttttaaatcaatattttaagaTATCAGttaatttttccattaaaataatattgtacTGCCAACTACAGTTCAACATTTTAAGAAATTgtgataaataaattattaaaaaagtcGTGtctctaaaaaggaaaaaaaacaccatGCAATTTATTATGTTCCACGTGTAGATATAGGTAGTTGAATGCTGCATGCCAGTTCTGCATGGGTTTGTTTTACTCCTGCCATGTGTCTTCGTTCCAAATCACATAAGCCCACGTAAGAACTTTGGTCCAAACATCATCTTTCTAAAACAATCGGCATCTTTTTTGTGAGCCTATTGATAAAAATTCTTGTCCTTGAATAAGAATTTTGAATTCGACTCccacaaattttagaaaaaaaaatgatgtttgttataataaaaacatgcatTTCCGTAATTCATTTTTCTATCCCAAAATTTTTAACACATTTAATCTTTGAAGTGCCTCCCATCAGTACCCTTGGTTGATCAAAGTCTAGTACCCTCGGTTGCTTAACATATTGCTAAATTGGTATTTTTTAGTGTGTTTCCTGTTTCCGAGATTTTCAAGGGAAGTGGGAGGTGAGGCTCAAAGTTCAAACCGCATATATGCAAATGATATCATTATTACTGAGTTTTCACTTAAGACTCCCACATCCTAAATTGTGGTGATAgaagattaaataaatttttgatgaaatattttAGTTTGTGCATGTCTCATATTGAAATTGGATTTGGTTAGGAGTTTTTGAACACAACTTTGGGGTCCTTAGATAAAAGCATTGGGCATTGATCTGCAATTCATTTGTAAACACCATTATATGATAACATCTCATTTTCTTGGCATAAGTACGAAAGCATTTCTATTCAAACATGTCAATTTTATTGTTCTTTGCATCTCTACGATGTGCTATATATATGTGACATTATTTGGTGGAATATAAGCGACGCAGCTGCTGCCGGCCAGTACATACACTtgtctcattttcttttctttgtgtgGAACTATTTTCTATATAAGTAAAGAAGGGTAAATGAAAAGTTTGTAGAACATGTAGAACGAGAAAGATTATCATCATAATAACAAGTGacacatattttttaaatatagaacAACGACTGAGTGGACTCATAGTAATgacatattttataaatatagtTATTTCATAAAACGACTATTGAGTGGACTCACAGTAATGACATACATAATATGATGATCACAAAGACTACAAAGACAAGACCGTAACCATGAAGAGAAGAGACTCGCTAAAGTGGAGACTCATCTGAACTCGACGCTATGTCTTTATTCTCAAAGCTACTTATATCCCTATTGCCGCAAATTGCTTCTTTATCGTCCTTACTTCACTTTGCAACACCAAACCAAAAAACTTCtaatgaggaaaaaaataaaagtattatcAAGAAAGAGGAATCTTTTAtgcaacatttttcacaacggTTAACTTCTAAAGCTGTTAGTTCTCAAATGAATTGTTACTGACACCATTTTTTTTGACAATCATTGATAATGATTTAGGGAAACATTTTGTTgggataataaaaaaaataaatattgttaatagctttttaaattttctatgaaagtggtgtcaaaatttttctattataatttattaatcattatCCTAAGAACATCCATTAACATGACCCAATGacttattgataaataaaatctaagaaAGTCCCTGCACTTGTAATTGTTAGGCGGCTAGGGTGTGCTTtgagaatttatttttgtaaaactAGGAGAGCACAAATAGAATTCACCTTTTTGTTAGAGGAAGGTAATACAACGAATGCATCAAATAACTCAATTTTGTGTTACATTTAAGCTAActactaaaaaaattgaaaaatatatgtaaGGAATTTAAGTAGGTAAAAATCTTGTTATAAGCAATTGTGTGTTATGTATACACTCAATATAATTTTAGCCCACGTGGCAGTGTGTACTTGCAATAAGAAATATGTGATAATCATTAATTACCCATTAATTAGTACTTATAATTAAAAGGATATCGAGGGTTTACTTTGAACAGTCGGTGGAAGTGCTGATCTTGTAAGGAACATTGACTCCACATTTTTTAGGGAGGTTAGCAGCTAGAGTAGGGTTGAGTCCAGAAATTTCACTAGCTGCGGTTTTCAAACACTGAGTTTTGCGAAGGGTATGTGAGTTTGCTGTTTGTTGGTGGTTGGGCCAAATTCAATGTTCTATTGCGTTCTAGACTTTGGCAGAGTTTAAGAAGCATATATGCAGACCCATATCCGCAGGCACTAAACAATTCATAGATCtctaaatgtttttaaaattatactatTTTGTCCCTCCACAATTAACAATTGgaaccccaaaaataaaaaggtcaACATAGCCATTACATTATAATTAGTGGTctatccaaaaacaaaaacctcaGTTTACATAACAAATCCTTTAAATATTACTAGTATGCCTATCAAttgtttggttttaaaaaataaaccaaatgattgtggtttttttttttttttttttttttttttttttttttttaaattcaaatgatTATGTGTTTGTATTTTTGACTATTTGTTGTTTGGGACataaagttaaaattttgaaactttaagaTTTGAGTGCTTTTATGGCTCTATTTAAACTATTCTTTAgggtgtttttctttttttctttttgctctaCCTTAAAATACTTGCTTTACCTCCCTTTTAGCACTCTCAAAGTTgtcatttctcttcttctttttcatctttactttattaatatcaaaacttaattaaatatgaaaaaataccTTCAACCAGTCATTCTCTCGACTTGATCGATGCAAAATTTTTCCACCTAAGATGGAACAAAGCATGGACAGGAGACCCTAATTCAAACCCTTCATTACATTCCCTACTTAACTCTAGTTTGAGTTTTACAACAAATTAGCCAAATGGTTTCTGGCTTTCTGACCCCATTTCCCAATATGGATGAGGTCGGTTTGACCTAATAACTCATTTTATGGGATGCACTTGACTttccaaaagaagaaggaaaaaaacagGAATTCTATGACAAATTTGATATGAAAGAAACAATTATCAAGAAACAATTGTAACtgacataataaaaatggaagaGCTTATATCCAGTGCACTAATGCACTGG
The DNA window shown above is from Quercus lobata isolate SW786 chromosome 7, ValleyOak3.0 Primary Assembly, whole genome shotgun sequence and carries:
- the LOC115953480 gene encoding non-specific lipid-transfer protein 1-like, whose product is MASLNFACVLFLCMIAIVPIAQASITCAQVSNNVLQCVTYLRGTGASPPPANCCQGVKNLNGMAKTTPDRQSACNCLKTAASEISGLNPTLVANLPKNCGVNIPYKISTSTDCSKVK